From a single Streptomyces misionensis genomic region:
- a CDS encoding response regulator, with product MVQKAKILLVDDRPENLLALEAILSALDQTLVRASSGEEALKALLTDDFAVILLDVQMPGMDGFETAAHIKRRERTRDIPIIFLTAINHGPHHTFRGYAAGAVDYISKPFDPWVLRAKVSVFVELYMKNCQLREQAALLRLQLEGGKGAVGGKESAGLLAELSARLAAVEEQAEALSKQLDDDSADAAAVATAAHLERKLTGLRRALDALEPGTGAGGSALSSPN from the coding sequence ATGGTGCAGAAGGCCAAGATCCTCCTGGTCGATGACCGGCCGGAGAATCTGCTGGCGCTGGAGGCCATCCTCTCTGCGCTCGATCAGACGCTGGTGCGGGCATCGAGCGGGGAGGAAGCGCTCAAAGCGCTGCTCACTGACGATTTCGCGGTCATTCTGCTGGACGTCCAGATGCCGGGCATGGACGGGTTCGAGACCGCGGCGCACATCAAGCGGCGCGAGCGGACCCGCGACATCCCGATCATCTTCCTCACGGCGATCAACCATGGCCCGCACCACACCTTCCGGGGTTACGCGGCCGGCGCGGTGGACTACATCTCCAAGCCGTTCGACCCGTGGGTGCTGCGCGCGAAGGTCTCGGTCTTCGTCGAGCTGTACATGAAGAACTGCCAGCTGCGCGAGCAGGCGGCGCTGCTTCGGCTCCAGTTGGAGGGCGGCAAGGGCGCGGTCGGCGGCAAGGAGTCGGCCGGGCTGCTCGCCGAGCTGTCCGCGCGGCTCGCGGCCGTCGAGGAGCAGGCCGAGGCGCTGTCCAAGCAGTTGGACGACGACTCGGCGGACGCGGCCGCGGTGGCCACGGCGGCCCATCTGGAGCGCAAACTCACCGGGTTGCGCCGCGCCCTCGACGCACTGGAGCCCGGCACCGGGGCCGGTGGCTCGGCGTTGTCGTCGCCCAACTGA
- a CDS encoding HAMP domain-containing protein, whose protein sequence is MESGAATRGTKTRAKGGPSLGRSGGVTEVDTAALNRLLAALVAMRDGNFRKRLTVSGDGVVSEIAAVFNEVADRNLHLTGELARVRRMVGREGKLTERLETGACEGSWATAIDHSNALVDDLVRPVSEVGRVLTAVAEGDLSPRMELRAQAPDGGTGHPLRGEFLKVGRTVNNLVDQLSTFTDEVTRVASEVGTEGKLGGQARVRGMSGSWKDLTESVNTMADRLTAQVRDIALVTTAVAKGDLSRKVTVHVAGEMLELKNTVNTMVDQLSAFSSEVTRVAREVGTEGILGGRAQVPEVAGVWQELTDSVNTMAGNLTAQVRGISQVTTAVANGDLSQKVTVQARGEVAQLAQTINQMTETLRIFADEVTRVANEVGAEGRLGGQANVPGAAGTWKDLTDSVNTVFRNLTTQVRDIAAVTTAVASGDLSQKVTVDVAGEMLELKNTVNGMVDQLSAFGAEVTRVAREIGVEGELGGQAQVPGAAGTWKDLTDSVNTAFRNLTGQVRNIAQVTTAVANGDLSQKVTVDVSGEMLKLKNTVNTMVDQLSSFADQVTRMARDVGTEGRLGGQARVDGVSGTWKELTDSVNFMAGNLTSQVRNIAQVTTAVANGDLSQKIDVDARGEILELKNTINTMVDQLSAFADQVTRVARDVGTEGRLGGQAQVPGVAGVWRDLTDSVNGMAGNLTAQVRNIAQVATAVARGDLSQKITVDARGEILELKNTLNTMVDQLSSFAQEVTRVAREVGTEGILGGQAEVQGVSGTWKDLTQSVNFMANNLTIQVRNIAEVTTAVAKGDLSKKITVDAKGEILELVTTVNTMVDQLSSFAEQVTRVAREVGTEGILGGQAHVPGVTGIWKDLSNNVNLMANNLTMQVRNISQVAAAVANGDLTRQVTIEARGEVAQLADTINTMVKTLSSFADQVTKVAREVGTDGILGGQAHVPGVAGTWKDLTESVNQMASNLTGQVRNIAMVTTAIAKGDLTKKIDIDARGEILELKTTINTMVDQLSSFAEEVTRVAREVGTEGQLGGQARVRDVDGTWRDLTESVNEMAGNLTRQVRAIARVATAVTRGDLNLKIDVDASGEIQELQDYINKMIANLRDTTIANKEQDWLKGNLARISALMQGRRDLQDVASLIMSELTPVVSAQHGAFFLAMPLVEGKAAGDGKNAYELRMLGSYGYSMGSMPTSFRPGEALVGTAAQEKRTILVSDAPSGYLKISSGLGEAPPAQVIVLPVLFEDKVLGVIELASFTKFTQIQKDFLNQIAEVIATSVNTISVNTKTEQLLKQSQELTEQLRERSAELENRQKALQASNAELEEKAELLARQNRDIEVKNTEIEEARQVLEERAEQLAVSMRYKSEFLANMSHELRTPLNSLLILAKLLADNAEGNLSPKQVEFAETIHGAGSDLLQLINDILDLAKVEAGKMDVSPTRIALVQLVDYVEATFRPLTAEKGLDLSVRVSPELPATLHTDEQRLLQVLRNLLSNAVKFTDSGSVELVIRPAGADVPRNIREQLLEAGSLTDPEGELIAFSVTDTGIGIAASKMRVIFEAFKQADGTTSRKYGGTGLGLSISREIAQLLGGEIHAQSEPGRGSTFTLYLPLYPSELPPQGYQQSVAPPEAGDLAASDAEQSSQLSASEIETPAEVKSYMEMQNGPAALFRRRRRSLPQGEQRAEQWAAVPEQDSAPSARGVRFGGQKVLIVDDDIRNVFALTSVLEQHGLSVLYAENGREGIEVLEQHDDVAVVLMDIMMPEMDGYATTTAIRRMPQFAGLPIIALTAKAMKGDREKAIEAGASDYVTKPVDSDHLLGVLQEWMRGK, encoded by the coding sequence GTGGAGTCTGGCGCAGCGACGCGTGGCACGAAGACGCGCGCGAAGGGCGGACCGTCCCTGGGCAGGAGCGGCGGTGTCACCGAGGTGGACACCGCTGCCCTGAACCGCCTGCTGGCGGCTCTCGTGGCGATGCGCGACGGGAACTTCCGTAAACGGCTGACGGTGTCCGGGGACGGCGTGGTGTCGGAGATCGCGGCGGTCTTCAACGAGGTGGCCGATCGCAATCTGCATCTGACCGGCGAGCTGGCGCGGGTGCGGCGGATGGTGGGCCGCGAGGGCAAGCTCACGGAACGGCTCGAGACCGGGGCCTGCGAGGGCTCCTGGGCGACGGCGATCGACCACTCGAACGCGCTGGTCGACGATCTGGTGCGGCCCGTGTCGGAGGTCGGCCGGGTGCTCACGGCGGTCGCGGAGGGCGATCTGTCGCCGCGGATGGAGCTGCGGGCGCAGGCGCCGGACGGCGGCACCGGGCATCCGCTGCGGGGCGAGTTCCTGAAGGTCGGCCGCACGGTCAACAACCTGGTCGACCAGTTGTCGACGTTCACCGACGAGGTCACGCGGGTGGCCAGCGAGGTCGGCACCGAGGGCAAGCTGGGCGGTCAGGCCCGGGTGCGCGGGATGTCGGGTTCCTGGAAGGACCTGACCGAGTCCGTCAACACCATGGCGGACCGGCTCACCGCCCAGGTGCGGGACATCGCCCTGGTGACGACGGCGGTCGCCAAGGGCGATCTGTCGCGCAAGGTGACCGTGCACGTCGCGGGCGAGATGCTGGAGCTGAAGAACACCGTCAACACGATGGTGGACCAGCTGTCGGCCTTCTCCTCGGAGGTCACGCGGGTGGCCCGGGAAGTGGGCACCGAGGGCATCCTCGGCGGCCGGGCGCAGGTGCCCGAGGTGGCCGGCGTCTGGCAGGAGCTGACCGACTCCGTCAACACGATGGCGGGCAACCTCACCGCCCAGGTGCGCGGGATCTCGCAGGTGACCACGGCCGTCGCCAACGGCGACCTGTCGCAGAAGGTGACCGTCCAGGCGCGCGGCGAGGTGGCGCAGCTCGCCCAGACCATCAACCAGATGACCGAGACGCTGCGGATCTTCGCGGACGAGGTGACGCGCGTCGCCAACGAGGTCGGCGCGGAGGGCCGGCTCGGCGGCCAGGCGAACGTGCCGGGCGCGGCGGGAACCTGGAAGGACCTGACGGACTCGGTCAACACGGTGTTCCGGAACCTGACCACGCAGGTGCGGGACATCGCCGCCGTGACGACCGCGGTGGCCAGCGGTGATCTGTCGCAGAAGGTCACGGTGGACGTGGCCGGCGAGATGCTGGAACTGAAGAACACCGTCAACGGCATGGTGGACCAGCTGTCCGCGTTCGGTGCCGAGGTGACGCGGGTGGCGCGGGAGATCGGCGTCGAGGGCGAGCTGGGCGGCCAGGCGCAGGTACCGGGTGCGGCCGGTACGTGGAAGGACCTGACGGACTCCGTCAACACGGCGTTCCGCAACCTCACCGGGCAGGTGCGCAACATCGCCCAGGTGACCACGGCGGTGGCCAACGGCGATCTGTCGCAGAAGGTCACCGTGGACGTCTCCGGCGAGATGCTCAAGCTGAAGAACACCGTGAACACCATGGTGGACCAGCTGTCGAGCTTCGCCGACCAGGTGACGCGGATGGCGCGGGATGTGGGCACCGAGGGCCGGCTGGGCGGTCAGGCGCGGGTGGACGGCGTCTCGGGCACCTGGAAGGAGCTGACGGACTCCGTCAACTTCATGGCCGGCAACCTCACGTCGCAGGTGCGCAACATCGCCCAGGTGACCACGGCGGTGGCCAACGGCGATCTGTCGCAGAAGATCGACGTCGACGCGCGCGGCGAGATCCTGGAACTGAAGAACACGATCAACACGATGGTCGATCAGCTGTCCGCGTTCGCCGACCAGGTGACCCGGGTGGCGCGGGACGTGGGCACCGAGGGCCGGCTGGGCGGTCAGGCGCAGGTGCCCGGCGTCGCCGGCGTGTGGCGGGACCTGACGGACTCGGTGAACGGCATGGCCGGGAACCTGACGGCCCAGGTGCGCAACATCGCGCAGGTCGCCACCGCGGTGGCGCGCGGTGACCTCTCCCAGAAGATCACCGTGGACGCGCGCGGGGAGATCCTGGAGCTGAAGAACACCCTGAACACGATGGTGGACCAGCTGTCGTCGTTCGCCCAGGAGGTCACCAGGGTGGCCCGTGAGGTGGGTACGGAGGGCATCCTCGGCGGGCAGGCCGAGGTGCAGGGGGTCTCCGGCACCTGGAAGGACCTCACGCAGTCGGTGAACTTCATGGCGAACAACCTGACGATCCAGGTGCGCAACATCGCCGAGGTCACGACCGCGGTCGCCAAGGGCGATCTGTCGAAGAAGATCACCGTCGACGCCAAGGGCGAGATCCTGGAGCTGGTCACCACGGTGAACACCATGGTCGACCAGCTGTCCAGCTTCGCCGAGCAGGTGACCCGGGTGGCGCGCGAGGTGGGCACCGAGGGAATCCTCGGCGGGCAGGCGCACGTGCCGGGTGTCACGGGCATCTGGAAGGACCTGAGCAACAACGTCAACCTGATGGCCAACAACCTGACCATGCAGGTGCGGAACATCTCCCAGGTGGCGGCGGCGGTCGCCAACGGTGATCTGACGCGGCAGGTGACGATCGAGGCACGCGGTGAGGTCGCGCAGCTCGCCGACACCATCAACACCATGGTCAAGACGCTGAGTTCGTTCGCCGACCAGGTCACCAAGGTGGCCCGCGAGGTGGGCACGGACGGCATCCTGGGCGGCCAGGCGCACGTGCCGGGCGTGGCGGGCACCTGGAAGGACCTCACCGAGTCGGTGAACCAGATGGCGTCCAATCTGACCGGCCAGGTGCGCAACATCGCGATGGTCACCACGGCCATCGCCAAGGGCGACCTGACCAAGAAGATCGACATCGACGCGCGCGGCGAGATCCTCGAGCTGAAGACGACGATCAACACCATGGTGGACCAGCTGTCCAGCTTCGCCGAGGAGGTCACCCGGGTGGCCCGCGAGGTGGGCACCGAGGGCCAGCTCGGCGGGCAGGCGCGGGTGCGGGACGTGGACGGCACCTGGCGGGACCTGACCGAGTCGGTGAACGAGATGGCCGGGAACCTGACCCGGCAGGTGCGCGCCATCGCGCGGGTGGCGACCGCGGTGACCCGCGGCGACCTGAACCTGAAGATCGACGTCGACGCGTCCGGCGAGATCCAGGAACTCCAGGACTACATCAACAAGATGATCGCCAACCTGCGCGACACCACGATCGCGAACAAGGAGCAGGACTGGCTCAAGGGCAACCTGGCCCGCATCTCCGCGCTGATGCAGGGCCGCCGGGACCTCCAGGACGTGGCGTCGCTGATCATGAGCGAGCTGACGCCGGTGGTCTCCGCGCAGCACGGCGCGTTCTTCCTGGCGATGCCGCTCGTGGAGGGCAAGGCCGCCGGTGACGGCAAGAACGCCTACGAGCTGCGGATGCTCGGCTCCTACGGCTATTCGATGGGCTCCATGCCGACGTCGTTCCGGCCCGGTGAGGCGCTGGTCGGCACGGCTGCCCAGGAGAAGCGCACCATCCTGGTCTCGGACGCGCCCAGCGGCTACCTGAAGATCTCCTCCGGGCTCGGCGAGGCCCCGCCGGCCCAGGTGATCGTGTTGCCGGTGCTGTTCGAGGACAAGGTGCTCGGCGTGATCGAGCTGGCCTCGTTCACGAAGTTCACGCAGATCCAGAAGGACTTCCTCAACCAGATCGCCGAGGTCATCGCGACCAGCGTCAACACCATCTCGGTCAACACCAAGACCGAGCAGCTGCTCAAGCAGTCGCAGGAGCTGACCGAGCAACTGCGCGAGCGGTCGGCGGAGTTGGAGAACCGGCAGAAGGCGCTCCAGGCGTCCAACGCCGAACTGGAGGAGAAGGCCGAGCTGCTGGCCCGGCAGAACCGGGACATCGAGGTGAAGAACACCGAGATCGAGGAGGCCCGGCAGGTCCTGGAGGAGCGCGCCGAGCAGCTCGCGGTGTCGATGCGCTACAAGAGCGAGTTCCTGGCCAACATGTCGCACGAGTTGCGCACGCCGCTGAACTCGCTGCTGATCCTGGCCAAGCTGCTCGCCGACAACGCCGAGGGCAATCTCTCGCCCAAGCAGGTCGAGTTCGCCGAGACCATCCACGGTGCCGGGTCCGACCTGCTCCAGCTGATCAACGACATCCTGGACCTGGCCAAGGTCGAGGCGGGCAAGATGGACGTCTCGCCGACCCGGATCGCGCTCGTCCAGCTCGTGGACTACGTGGAGGCCACCTTCCGGCCGCTGACCGCGGAGAAGGGCCTGGACCTGTCGGTGCGGGTCTCCCCGGAGCTGCCCGCGACTCTGCACACCGACGAGCAGCGGCTGCTCCAGGTGCTGCGCAACCTGCTGTCCAACGCGGTGAAGTTCACCGACTCGGGGTCGGTGGAGCTGGTCATCCGGCCGGCGGGCGCGGACGTGCCGCGGAACATCCGGGAGCAGCTGCTGGAGGCCGGGTCGCTGACCGATCCGGAGGGCGAGCTGATCGCGTTCTCGGTGACGGACACGGGCATCGGCATCGCGGCCAGCAAGATGCGGGTGATCTTCGAGGCGTTCAAGCAGGCGGACGGCACCACCAGCCGCAAGTACGGCGGCACGGGGCTCGGCCTGTCCATCTCGCGGGAGATCGCGCAGCTGCTCGGCGGTGAGATCCACGCGCAGAGCGAACCGGGCCGCGGCTCCACGTTCACGCTGTACCTGCCGCTGTACCCGAGCGAGCTGCCGCCGCAGGGCTACCAGCAGTCCGTGGCCCCGCCGGAGGCCGGTGACCTGGCCGCCTCGGACGCGGAGCAGTCCTCGCAGCTGTCCGCTTCGGAGATCGAGACGCCGGCCGAGGTCAAGTCGTACATGGAGATGCAGAACGGCCCCGCGGCGCTGTTCCGGCGCCGCCGGCGGAGCCTGCCGCAGGGGGAGCAGCGCGCCGAGCAGTGGGCGGCGGTGCCCGAGCAGGACAGCGCGCCGTCCGCGCGCGGGGTGCGCTTCGGCGGCCAGAAGGTGCTGATCGTCGACGACGACATCCGCAATGTCTTCGCGCTCACCAGCGTCCTGGAGCAGCACGGCCTGTCGGTGCTGTACGCCGAGAACGGCCGTGAGGGCATCGAGGTCCTGGAGCAGCACGACGACGTGGCGGTCGTCCTGATGGACATCATGATGCCCGAGATGGACGGCTACGCGACGACGACGGCGATCCGCAGGATGCCGCAGTTCGCCGGGTTGCCGATCATCGCGCTGACCGCGAAGGCGATGAAGGGCGACCGGGAGAAGGCGATCGAGGCGGGCGCGTCCGACTACGTGACCAAGCCGGTCGACTCGGACCATCTGCTCGGCGTGCTCCAGGAGTGGATGCGGGGGAAGTGA
- a CDS encoding SpoIIE family protein phosphatase: MTTGLIPGGQTPEPRPTDPQMPQQQRHDPAGRSAPHDDNRPRSSVITARAAASFEPVGRSVATARAFVRDTLQGWGFADIVDDAVVLTSELVTNAVVHAGTHAEVLCLRTEDGVRIEVSDHYPEREVPLQTSAHPMAGPDREGGRGLQLCAALATRWGVDYTPTHKHVWFQLNLPERPVGTRTAGPALPTDLLPLADGRVRVAVLQVDRKGAITAWNEDAEELFGHPAVEAIGRPLTELAAWPHTPGTGTGVAEALRLSRWEGSYGIRGADGRVVQVYASHLRVRDTGGEPSTVCLLVRDHERAVLQTPARVPAGDQGSAQDGQNTDPFEVFIGSPAPDDLDGLLQRTVERARDMLDGDSAFLLLATDDETELEVRASTGLPSARQRFARVPVEAGPGRYGSARMPAVHDDLSAVPGAVPLLTGTGMRSVVTVPLKVEGRLTGSLGVAAEAPGRYSNEEALRLQFAADRIALAVESARLGELERLRRGSLSFLVEASDLLAGTLDRDQTLALMAQMTVPTLATWCAVYTIADQASEPYLSYVLHEDEELIDGIKSLLAKVAPPDPVPTPGARVWTVPGEVAHQAALRTSMRTLGLAGGPTHRVAAGIGPTLATASAVGGETVVLPLVARNRVIGMLVLGKPTDEHFRQEILELAEDLSRRAALALDNARLYSERTAISQALQRSLLPPGTPDIEGVEVEVIYRAAGEGNEVGGDFYDLFPIGNGAYGFAIGDVCGTGPNAAAVTGLARHALRLLAREGLSGPAVLERLNSAILDEGDRSRFLTLLYGEMRPQEDGSAELKVVCAGHPLPLRLRQDGTVTPAAEPQPLLGVIEDLELYEETVTLDPGDVLLCVTDGVTERREGTRMLGDDGLADVLTTCTGLTAGAVAARIMRAVERFASDAPSDDMAILAMRVPGIHKDA; the protein is encoded by the coding sequence ATGACCACCGGACTGATTCCCGGGGGACAGACCCCGGAGCCGCGGCCGACCGACCCGCAGATGCCACAGCAGCAGCGGCACGACCCGGCCGGCCGGTCAGCCCCGCACGACGACAACCGGCCGAGGAGTTCTGTGATCACCGCGCGCGCGGCCGCCAGTTTCGAGCCCGTCGGACGATCCGTGGCGACCGCCCGGGCCTTCGTCCGCGACACCCTCCAGGGCTGGGGCTTCGCCGACATCGTCGACGACGCCGTCGTCCTCACCAGCGAACTGGTCACCAACGCGGTCGTGCACGCCGGTACCCACGCCGAGGTGCTCTGCCTGCGCACCGAGGACGGTGTGCGCATCGAGGTCTCCGACCACTACCCCGAGCGCGAGGTCCCGCTCCAGACCTCCGCCCACCCGATGGCGGGCCCCGACCGCGAGGGCGGCCGCGGCCTCCAGCTCTGCGCGGCCCTCGCCACCCGCTGGGGCGTCGACTACACCCCGACGCACAAGCACGTCTGGTTCCAGCTGAACCTGCCCGAGCGACCGGTCGGCACCCGCACCGCGGGCCCCGCGCTCCCCACGGACCTGCTCCCGCTGGCCGACGGCCGGGTCCGCGTCGCCGTCCTCCAGGTCGACCGCAAGGGCGCCATCACCGCCTGGAACGAGGACGCCGAGGAGCTCTTCGGCCACCCCGCCGTCGAGGCCATCGGCAGGCCCCTCACCGAACTCGCCGCCTGGCCGCACACCCCGGGCACCGGCACCGGCGTCGCCGAGGCCCTCCGGCTCTCCCGCTGGGAGGGCAGTTACGGCATCCGCGGCGCCGACGGCCGGGTCGTCCAGGTGTACGCCTCCCACCTCAGGGTCCGCGACACCGGCGGCGAGCCCTCCACCGTCTGCCTGCTGGTGCGCGACCACGAGCGGGCCGTGCTGCAGACGCCCGCGCGGGTCCCGGCCGGTGACCAGGGCAGCGCGCAGGACGGCCAGAACACCGACCCCTTCGAGGTGTTCATCGGCTCCCCCGCCCCGGACGACCTGGACGGACTGCTCCAGCGCACCGTGGAGCGCGCCCGTGACATGCTCGACGGCGACTCCGCGTTCCTGCTGCTGGCGACCGACGACGAGACCGAGCTGGAGGTCCGCGCGTCCACCGGGCTGCCCTCCGCCCGCCAGCGTTTCGCCCGGGTCCCCGTGGAGGCGGGCCCCGGCCGCTACGGCTCGGCGCGCATGCCCGCCGTGCACGACGACCTCAGCGCCGTCCCCGGCGCCGTCCCGCTGCTGACCGGCACCGGCATGCGCTCGGTCGTCACGGTTCCGCTCAAGGTCGAGGGCCGTCTCACCGGCTCCCTCGGTGTCGCGGCCGAGGCACCGGGCCGCTACTCCAACGAGGAGGCGCTGCGCCTTCAGTTCGCCGCCGACCGGATCGCCCTCGCCGTGGAGTCGGCCCGCCTGGGCGAGCTGGAGCGGCTGCGCCGCGGTTCCCTGAGCTTCCTGGTCGAGGCGTCCGATCTGCTGGCCGGCACCCTGGACCGCGACCAGACGCTGGCCCTCATGGCCCAGATGACGGTTCCGACGCTGGCCACCTGGTGCGCGGTGTACACCATCGCCGACCAGGCCTCGGAGCCGTACCTGTCGTACGTCCTGCACGAGGACGAGGAACTCATCGACGGCATCAAGTCGTTGCTGGCCAAGGTCGCCCCGCCGGATCCGGTGCCGACGCCCGGCGCCCGCGTCTGGACGGTCCCGGGCGAGGTCGCCCACCAGGCCGCCCTGCGCACCTCCATGCGCACCCTGGGCCTGGCGGGCGGACCCACGCACCGGGTCGCCGCGGGTATCGGTCCGACCCTGGCGACGGCTTCCGCCGTCGGCGGCGAAACGGTCGTGCTGCCGCTGGTCGCCCGCAACCGGGTCATCGGCATGCTGGTGCTCGGCAAGCCCACCGACGAACACTTCCGTCAGGAAATCCTGGAGCTGGCCGAGGACTTGTCCCGCCGGGCCGCCCTGGCCCTGGACAACGCCCGTCTGTACTCGGAGCGCACGGCCATCAGCCAGGCCCTCCAGCGCAGCCTGCTGCCGCCGGGCACCCCGGACATCGAGGGCGTCGAGGTGGAGGTCATCTACCGCGCGGCCGGCGAGGGCAACGAGGTGGGCGGCGACTTCTACGACCTGTTCCCCATCGGCAACGGCGCCTACGGCTTCGCCATCGGCGACGTCTGCGGTACGGGTCCCAACGCGGCGGCGGTGACCGGCCTGGCCCGGCACGCCCTGCGTCTGCTGGCCCGCGAGGGTCTCAGCGGCCCGGCGGTCCTGGAGCGGCTGAACTCCGCCATTCTGGACGAGGGCGACCGCAGCCGTTTCCTGACGCTGCTGTACGGCGAGATGCGCCCGCAGGAGGACGGCAGCGCCGAGTTGAAGGTGGTCTGCGCCGGCCATCCGCTCCCGCTCCGGCTGCGCCAGGACGGCACGGTGACTCCGGCCGCCGAACCCCAGCCGCTGCTGGGCGTGATCGAGGACCTGGAGCTGTACGAGGAGACGGTCACCCTTGATCCCGGTGATGTGCTGCTCTGTGTCACGGACGGCGTCACCGAACGCCGCGAGGGCACGCGGATGCTGGGCGACGACGGTCTCGCCGATGTCCTCACGACCTGCACGGGTCTGACGGCGGGTGCGGTCGCGGCCCGCATCATGCGCGCGGTGGAGCGTTTCGCGTCGGATGCCCCGTCGGACGACATGGCGATTCTGGCGATGCGGGTCCCGGGAATCCACAAGGACGCCTGA